The Fusarium musae strain F31 chromosome 10, whole genome shotgun sequence genome window below encodes:
- a CDS encoding hypothetical protein (EggNog:ENOG41) has product MKFTAALIALVSATGAVAAPAPADSVSMMAASPQWTIQSLSRSCDKADTTCTWNFKINTGSGAATACKYVVKGKPASKANGGPAKCGTFTITSGWSGQFGADKGFTTLSVVSSKKQIIYPSYTDKQLAGGKVVKPDQSYSPAALP; this is encoded by the coding sequence ATGAAGTTCACCGCCGCTCTCATCGCTCTCGTCTCCGCCACCGGCGCAGTCGCAGCCCCTGCCCCCGCCGACTCAGTCTCCATGATGGCCGCCTCTCCCCAGTGGACAATCCAGTCTCTCTCCCGCTCATGCGACAAGGCTGATACCACCTGCACCTGGaacttcaagatcaacaccGGCAGCGGCGCCGCCACCGCCTGCAAGTACGTCGTCAAGGGCAAGCCTGCCTCCAAGGCCAACGGTGGCCCTGCCAAGTGCGGCACCTTCACCATCACCTCTGGCTGGAGTGGCCAGTTCGGTGCCGACAAGGGCTTCACTACTCTCTCGGTCGtcagcagcaagaagcaGATCATCTACCCCAGCTACACTGATAAGCAGCTTGCTGGTGGCAAGGTCGTCAAGCCTGACCAGAGCTACTCCCCTGCTGCTCTCCCTTAA